One Camelus ferus isolate YT-003-E chromosome 27, BCGSAC_Cfer_1.0, whole genome shotgun sequence DNA window includes the following coding sequences:
- the WDR73 gene encoding WD repeat-containing protein 73 isoform X3, with translation MPRRHAGSRKGWYARRRKSVIKGMKQMQLQDKTPLPTTQQVQQLIQHANHIANTTDHPQTSLMFLVVGLACSIAVTPVPGARGNVFLSWAQSYAEFYNSSDCWVCSAMPLSVGSLPWWVAPLQTKDFSAVCDFLRQQKEIYSMLKSQNVSALAWCSQSDCNSEVIFDVNVTNMEAMDIYLHELNFTKKNGKGGRNRTVRFQDKFYQIWDQFMWMTPETGQLINSADICWEQKEQRCGYNHMNLSNKDWRYMGKIAPRLCKQIVDVTFDCNKPFSWPGSDWNNPGLRWSAPNGTRWLCGKNVWPWLPVGWVGRCTLGFVMAPGRIVKTVDSVPANLPNLHARWGRSVFDWYDYLASIFIPPLGNIDIMTKVDALTNFTQKALLDVRWAIEDLNEEQKQMRKAVIQNRMALDITTAAQGGTCAIIKVECCVFIPDLPENVSRAVEDIQRQVKAMDHPKSPLF, from the coding sequence ATGCCGAGGCGCCACGCTGGCTCCCGGAAAGGCTGGTACGCGCGACGGAGGAAATCAGTGATAAAAGGCATGAAACAGATGCAGCTTCAGGACAAGACACCTCTACCGACGACACAACAAGTCCAACAATTGATCCAACATGCTAATCACATTGCTAATACTACAGATCATCCACAAACATCATTAATGTTCTTAGTAGTTGGCCTGGCTTGCTCCATCGCTGTTACACCAGTCCCGGGAGCAAGAGGGAACGTCTTTTTATCTTGGGCACAGTCCTATGCTGAATTTTATAATTCATCTGATTGTTGGGTATGTAGTGCTATGCCGCTGTCAGTGGGAAGCCTCCCATGGTGGGTAGCCCCCTTACAAACAAAAGATTTTTCAGCAGTTTGTGATTTTTtaaggcaacaaaaagaaatatattccaTGCTAAAATCCCAAAATGTTTCGGCTCTTGCATGGTGTTCACAGTCTGATTGTAACAGTGAGGTTATATTTGATGTTAATGTAACTAATATGGAAGCTATGGACATTTACCTTCATGAACTAAATTTTactaaaaagaatggaaaaggaggACGCAACAGAACTGTTCGATTTCAagataaattttatcaaatatggGACCAATTTATGTGGATGACACCTGAAACTGGACAATTGATAAATTCAGCCGACATTTGCTGGGAACAAAAGGAACAAAGATGTGGCTACAATCATATGAACTTATCCAACAAGGACTGGAGGTATATGGGAAAAATTGCACCAAGATTATGTAAACAAATTGTGGATGTTACTTTTGATTGTAATAAGCCTTTTAGTTGGCCCGGTTCTGATTGGAATAACCCTGGTTTACGATGGTCTGCACCTAATGGCACTAGATGGTTGTGTGGAAAAAATGTTTGGCCTTGGTTACCTGTGGGATGGGTTGGTCGTTGTACACTTGGTTTTGTCATGGCTCCGGGAAGGATTGTGAAAACTGTTGATAGTGTCCCAGCTAACTTACCCAATTTGCATGCTCGCTGGGGAAGATCTGTATTTGATTGGTATGATTATTTGGCATCTATATTTATACCTCCATTGGGTAATATAGATATAATGACTAAAGTTGATGCGCTGACCAATTTTACCCAAAAGGCCCTGTTAGATGTAAGATGGGCTATTGAGGATTTAAATGAGGagcaaaaacaaatgagaaaagctGTTATACAAAACAGGATGGCTTTGGATATTACTACTGCTGCACAAGGAGGAACGTGTGCCATTATAAAAGTGGAATGTTGTGTGTTCATACCTGATTTACCTGAGAATGTATCCCGAGCTGTTGAAGACATACAAAGACAAGTTAAGGCGATGGATCATCCTAAATCACCccttttttaa
- the WDR73 gene encoding WD repeat-containing protein 73 isoform X1, protein MLLNNNKFPIVTILKNGGYLSYLQPICLRGSYIKSAPMFWIHMHTSPSKALAPYPDLICSLIAKGRRTSVLYLGREPAYICLPYTTEQQTWLKQFNDSWAIALTHFPGKLTTHYPADKLIQFAKMHPFLFPKCTALTPLPSAVNVFTDGSSNGIAAYKIDDEIISWNTSQSSAQVVELLAVQAALLAVRNLPCNLFSDGQYIVHALQILETVPFIGTVNTYVNQLFFDIQQLLRSRQHPCYFGHLRAHTNLPGPLASGNAQVDDATQIYSLTAYQLAQQSHALHHQNSHSHSLRLQFKIPREAARQIVKSCLRCPQFTSVPHYGVNPRGLLPNHLWQMDVTHIKEFRNTPYVHVTIDTFSGFLHATLQTGEASKHCIAHVLKCLAIMGQPKIIKTDNGPGYTGKMFQTFCARLQICHKTGIPYNPQGQGIVERSHQTLKHQLLKIKKGELYPSSPQNQLNHALFVLNFLTLDIQGKSAAQ, encoded by the coding sequence ATGCTATTGAACAACAACAAATTTCCTATTGTGACTATACTAAAGAATGGGGGTTACTTATCTTACCTACAGCCCATATGCCTACGGGGGTCTTATATCAAAAGTGCACCAATGTTTTGGATACATATGCATACTTCTCCTTCTAAGGCTTTGGCTCCATATCCTGACTTAATTTGTTCTCTTATAGCGAAAGGACGTCGTACCTCTGTTCTTTATCTAGGACGTGAACCTGCATATATTTGTCTACCATACACTACTGAGCAACAGACATGGTTAAAACAATTTAATGACTCTTGGGCTATTGCTTTGACTCATTTTCCAGGAAAACTTACTACTCATTACCCTGCTGACAAACTTATTCAATTTGCAAAAatgcatccttttctttttccaaaatgtacAGCTCTTACTCCTCTTCCGTCGGCTGTAAATGTTTTTACAGATGGTTCCTCTAATGGCATTGCTGCCTATAAAATTGATGATGAAATTATATCCTGGAATACTTCTCAATCTTCAGCACAGGTGGTTGAGCTTCTGGCTGTGCAAGCTGCATTGTTAGCAGTTCGAAATTTACCTTGTAACTTGTTTTCTGACGGTCAATACATCGTTCATGCTCTTCAAATTTTAGAAACTGTCCCTTTTATAGGCACCGTTAATACTTACGTTAATCAGTTGTTTTTCGATATACAGCAGCTCCTGCGATCTCGTCAACATCCTTGTTATTTTGGGCATCTTCGAGCTCATACGAACCTTCCGGGCCCTTTAGCCTCTGGTAATGCTCAAGTTGACGATGCTActcaaatttattctcttacagctTATCAATTGGCTCAACAGTCACATGCCCTGCATCATCAAAATAGTCATAGTCATAGTCTGCGTCTACAATTTAAAATTCCTCGTGAAGCTGCTCGCCAAATTGTGAAATCTTGCCTACGTTGCCCTCAATTTACTTCTGTTCCTCATTATGGCGTAAATCCTCGAGGGCTCCTTCCTAATCATCTATGGCAAATGGATGTAACCCATATAAAAGAATTTCGCAATACCCCTTATGTTCATGTTACCATTGATACATTTTCCGGGTTTCTTCATGCCACTTTACAAACGGGTGAAGCCAGTAAGCATTGTATTGCCCATGTTCTTAAGTGCCTTGCTATTATGGGCCaaccaaaaattattaaaactgatAATGGTCCAGGTTATACTGGCAAAATGTTTCAAACCTTTTGTGCAAGACTACAAATTTGTCACAAAACTGGTATTCCTTATAATCCTCAGGGACAAGGCATTGTCGAACGCAGCCACCAAACACTAAAACAtcaattacttaaaataaaaaagggggaATTATATCCCTCCTCTCCACAAAACCAGCTAAATcatgctttgtttgttttaaattttttaactctCGATATTCAAGGGAAATCTGCGGCACAATGA
- the WDR73 gene encoding WD repeat-containing protein 73 isoform X2 has translation MFVFFHRMPRRHAGSRKGWYARRRKSVIKGMKQMQLQDKTPLPTTQQVQQLIQHANHIANTTDHPQTSLMFLVVGLACSIAVTPVPGARGNVFLSWAQSYAEFYNSSDCWVCSAMPLSVGSLPWWVAPLQTKDFSAVCDFLRQQKEIYSMLKSQNVSALAWCSQSDCNSEVIFDVNVTNMEAMDIYLHELNFTKKNGKGGRNRTVRFQDKFYQIWDQFMWMTPETGQLINSADICWEQKEQRCGYNHMNLSNKDWRYMGKIAPRLCKQIVDVTFDCNKPFSWPGSDWNNPGLRWSAPNGTRWLCGKNVWPWLPVGWVGRCTLGFVMAPGRIVKTVDSVPANLPNLHARWGRSVFDWYDYLASIFIPPLGNIDIMTKVDALTNFTQKALLDVRWAIEDLNEEQKQMRKAVIQNRMALDITTAAQGGTCAIIKVECCVFIPDLPENVSRAVEDIQRQVKAMDHPKSPLF, from the coding sequence atgtttgtgtttttccacAGGATGCCGAGGCGCCACGCTGGCTCCCGGAAAGGCTGGTACGCGCGACGGAGGAAATCAGTGATAAAAGGCATGAAACAGATGCAGCTTCAGGACAAGACACCTCTACCGACGACACAACAAGTCCAACAATTGATCCAACATGCTAATCACATTGCTAATACTACAGATCATCCACAAACATCATTAATGTTCTTAGTAGTTGGCCTGGCTTGCTCCATCGCTGTTACACCAGTCCCGGGAGCAAGAGGGAACGTCTTTTTATCTTGGGCACAGTCCTATGCTGAATTTTATAATTCATCTGATTGTTGGGTATGTAGTGCTATGCCGCTGTCAGTGGGAAGCCTCCCATGGTGGGTAGCCCCCTTACAAACAAAAGATTTTTCAGCAGTTTGTGATTTTTtaaggcaacaaaaagaaatatattccaTGCTAAAATCCCAAAATGTTTCGGCTCTTGCATGGTGTTCACAGTCTGATTGTAACAGTGAGGTTATATTTGATGTTAATGTAACTAATATGGAAGCTATGGACATTTACCTTCATGAACTAAATTTTactaaaaagaatggaaaaggaggACGCAACAGAACTGTTCGATTTCAagataaattttatcaaatatggGACCAATTTATGTGGATGACACCTGAAACTGGACAATTGATAAATTCAGCCGACATTTGCTGGGAACAAAAGGAACAAAGATGTGGCTACAATCATATGAACTTATCCAACAAGGACTGGAGGTATATGGGAAAAATTGCACCAAGATTATGTAAACAAATTGTGGATGTTACTTTTGATTGTAATAAGCCTTTTAGTTGGCCCGGTTCTGATTGGAATAACCCTGGTTTACGATGGTCTGCACCTAATGGCACTAGATGGTTGTGTGGAAAAAATGTTTGGCCTTGGTTACCTGTGGGATGGGTTGGTCGTTGTACACTTGGTTTTGTCATGGCTCCGGGAAGGATTGTGAAAACTGTTGATAGTGTCCCAGCTAACTTACCCAATTTGCATGCTCGCTGGGGAAGATCTGTATTTGATTGGTATGATTATTTGGCATCTATATTTATACCTCCATTGGGTAATATAGATATAATGACTAAAGTTGATGCGCTGACCAATTTTACCCAAAAGGCCCTGTTAGATGTAAGATGGGCTATTGAGGATTTAAATGAGGagcaaaaacaaatgagaaaagctGTTATACAAAACAGGATGGCTTTGGATATTACTACTGCTGCACAAGGAGGAACGTGTGCCATTATAAAAGTGGAATGTTGTGTGTTCATACCTGATTTACCTGAGAATGTATCCCGAGCTGTTGAAGACATACAAAGACAAGTTAAGGCGATGGATCATCCTAAATCACCccttttttaa